Proteins from a single region of Flavobacterium sp. YJ01:
- a CDS encoding RNA-binding S4 domain-containing protein yields the protein MRIDKYLWCVRYYKTRNMVTEACKKNHITVNGQIAKPSKEVFPTDRITFRKDQITQIITVLDIPESRVGAKLVDIYRKNETPPEAYAHLELLKLSKEHYRKSGTGRPTKKDRRDIDEYGNEIFDEDEENEI from the coding sequence ATGAGAATCGATAAATACTTATGGTGCGTTCGATATTACAAGACCAGAAACATGGTTACAGAAGCTTGTAAAAAGAATCACATCACTGTAAATGGGCAGATTGCAAAACCGTCAAAAGAAGTTTTTCCTACAGACAGAATTACTTTTAGAAAAGATCAAATTACGCAGATAATTACAGTTTTAGATATTCCAGAAAGTCGTGTTGGTGCCAAACTGGTAGACATTTACCGCAAAAACGAAACTCCGCCAGAAGCATACGCGCATTTAGAATTATTAAAACTATCTAAAGAACATTACCGCAAAAGTGGAACTGGTCGCCCAACGAAAAAAGACAGAAGAGATATTGATGAATATGGAAATGAAATTTTTGATGAAGACGAAGAAAACGAAATCTAA
- a CDS encoding transketolase C-terminal domain-containing protein — MKKYENTGSKDTRSGFGAGMTELGQKNENVVALCADLIGSLKFDEFKKNHPERFFQIGIAEANMIGIAAGLTIGGKIPFTGTFANFSTGRVYDQIRQSVAYSDKNVKICASHAGLTLGEDGATHQILEDIGLMKMLPGMTVINTCDYNQTKAATIALADHHGPAYLRFGRPVVPNFTPADEPFVIGKAILLNEGTDVTIVATGHLVWEALIAAEALEAKGISAEVINIHTIKPLDEEAILKSIAKTKCVVTAEEHNYLGGLGESISGVLALNNPAPQEFVAVKDSFGESGTPEQLMEKYKLNNQAIVEAVERVIKRK, encoded by the coding sequence ATGAAAAAATACGAAAATACAGGAAGTAAAGACACTCGTTCAGGTTTTGGAGCGGGAATGACTGAACTAGGTCAAAAAAATGAAAATGTTGTAGCATTATGTGCTGATTTAATTGGTTCATTAAAATTTGATGAATTCAAAAAAAATCACCCAGAGCGTTTTTTCCAAATCGGAATCGCAGAAGCTAACATGATCGGAATTGCTGCAGGTTTAACAATTGGAGGAAAAATTCCTTTTACAGGAACTTTCGCGAACTTCTCTACAGGAAGAGTTTATGACCAAATTCGTCAATCTGTTGCTTATTCAGATAAAAACGTAAAAATCTGTGCTTCTCACGCTGGTTTAACTCTAGGAGAAGACGGAGCAACTCACCAGATTTTAGAAGATATCGGTTTAATGAAAATGCTTCCAGGAATGACTGTAATCAATACTTGTGATTATAATCAGACTAAAGCAGCGACTATTGCATTAGCAGATCATCACGGACCTGCTTATTTGCGTTTCGGACGTCCAGTTGTACCTAACTTTACTCCTGCAGACGAGCCATTCGTAATCGGAAAAGCGATTTTATTAAACGAAGGAACAGATGTTACTATCGTTGCTACAGGTCATTTAGTTTGGGAAGCTCTTATCGCTGCTGAAGCCTTAGAAGCGAAAGGGATTTCTGCAGAAGTAATCAACATTCACACAATTAAACCTCTTGATGAAGAAGCTATTCTTAAATCAATTGCTAAAACAAAATGTGTAGTTACTGCCGAAGAGCACAACTACCTTGGCGGTCTTGGAGAAAGCATTTCTGGAGTATTAGCTTTAAACAATCCAGCTCCTCAAGAATTTGTTGCTGTAAAAGATAGTTTTGGTGAATCTGGAACTCCTGAGCAATTAATGGAGAAATACAAATTGAACAATCAAGCAATTGTTGAAGCTGTAGAAAGAGTTATCAAAAGAAAATAA
- the tgt gene encoding tRNA guanosine(34) transglycosylase Tgt, which produces MKFDLLQKDPQSKARAGSITTDHGVIETPIFMPVGTVASVKGVHQRELKEEINPDIILGNTYHLYLRPQTEILEKAGGLHKFMNWDRNILTDSGGYQVYSLSSNRKIKEEGVKFKSHIDGSYHFFTPENVMEIQRTIGADIIMAFDECTPYPCDYRYAQRSMHMTHRWLDRCINHLEKVPYKYGYEQTFFPIVQGSTYKDLRRQSAEYIANAGQQGNAIGGLSVGEPAEEMYAMTEVVCEILPEDKPRYLMGVGTPINILENIALGIDMFDCVMPTRNARNGMLFTANGTINIKNKKWEADFSPIDEMAHTFVDTEYSKAYLRHLFAANEYLGKQIATIHNLGFYMWLVREARKHILAGDFRPWKEMMVKNMSQRL; this is translated from the coding sequence ATGAAGTTCGATTTATTACAAAAAGATCCGCAATCTAAAGCAAGAGCGGGAAGTATAACTACTGATCACGGCGTAATTGAAACGCCAATTTTTATGCCGGTTGGAACGGTTGCTTCTGTAAAAGGAGTGCATCAGCGTGAGCTTAAAGAAGAGATTAATCCAGATATTATTCTTGGAAATACTTACCATTTATATTTACGTCCGCAGACAGAAATTCTTGAAAAAGCTGGAGGATTGCATAAATTCATGAATTGGGATCGTAATATTTTGACTGATTCAGGAGGATACCAAGTTTACTCTCTTTCTTCAAACAGAAAAATTAAAGAAGAAGGTGTAAAGTTTAAATCTCATATCGATGGTTCTTACCACTTTTTCACGCCAGAAAATGTAATGGAAATTCAGCGTACCATTGGAGCTGATATTATTATGGCTTTTGATGAATGTACGCCTTATCCTTGTGATTATAGATATGCACAGCGTTCTATGCATATGACACATCGTTGGTTGGATCGTTGTATTAATCATTTAGAAAAAGTTCCTTATAAATATGGTTATGAACAAACGTTTTTTCCGATTGTTCAAGGAAGTACTTATAAAGATTTACGTCGTCAGTCGGCTGAGTATATAGCAAATGCTGGACAGCAAGGAAATGCAATTGGTGGACTTTCTGTTGGAGAACCAGCTGAAGAAATGTACGCAATGACAGAAGTTGTTTGCGAAATTCTTCCAGAAGATAAACCTCGTTATTTAATGGGTGTTGGAACTCCAATTAATATTTTAGAAAATATTGCGTTAGGAATTGATATGTTCGACTGCGTTATGCCAACTCGTAATGCAAGAAACGGAATGTTGTTTACCGCAAACGGAACTATCAATATAAAGAATAAAAAGTGGGAAGCTGATTTTTCTCCTATAGATGAAATGGCACATACTTTTGTCGATACCGAATATTCTAAAGCATATTTGCGTCATTTATTTGCGGCTAATGAATATTTAGGAAAACAAATCGCGACAATTCATAATCTTGGATTTTATATGTGGTTGGTTCGTGAAGCAAGAAAACATATCTTAGCCGGAGATTTTAGACCATGGAAAGAAATGATGGTTAAAAATATGAGTCAAAGACTATAA
- a CDS encoding transketolase: protein MKPNTQQLSDLTIQVRRDILRMVHAVNSGHPGGSLGCTEFLVTLYQNIMDRKEGFDMDGIGEDLFFLSNGHISPVFYSVLARSGYFPVSELATFRLLDSRLQGHPTTHEGLPGVRIASGSLGQGLSVALGAAQAKKLNGDNHLIYTLHGDGELQEGQNWEAIMYASAKKVDNIIATIDLNGKQIDGTTDEVLPMGSLRAKFEAFDWDVLEIKEGNSIDAILAGLNDAKSRTGKGKPVCILLHTEMGNGVDFMMHTHAWHGKAPNNDQLAAALAQNVSTLADY, encoded by the coding sequence ATGAAGCCTAACACACAACAATTAAGCGATTTAACGATCCAAGTAAGAAGAGATATTCTTAGAATGGTACATGCTGTAAACTCTGGACACCCAGGTGGTTCATTAGGTTGTACTGAATTTTTGGTAACACTATATCAAAATATTATGGACCGCAAAGAAGGTTTTGATATGGACGGAATTGGAGAAGATTTATTCTTCCTTTCAAACGGACATATTTCACCTGTATTTTATAGCGTTTTAGCAAGAAGCGGATATTTTCCAGTTTCAGAATTGGCTACCTTCAGATTATTAGATTCTCGTTTACAAGGACACCCAACAACTCACGAAGGTTTACCTGGAGTTCGTATTGCCTCTGGTTCATTAGGACAAGGTTTATCTGTAGCTCTTGGAGCAGCGCAAGCTAAAAAATTAAACGGAGACAATCACTTAATCTACACTTTGCACGGTGACGGAGAATTGCAAGAAGGTCAGAACTGGGAAGCAATTATGTACGCATCTGCTAAAAAAGTAGACAATATTATTGCAACTATCGACCTTAACGGAAAACAAATTGACGGAACAACCGACGAAGTTTTACCAATGGGAAGCCTACGCGCTAAATTTGAAGCTTTTGATTGGGATGTTTTAGAAATTAAAGAAGGAAACAGTATCGACGCTATCCTTGCTGGTTTAAATGATGCTAAATCAAGAACAGGAAAAGGAAAACCAGTTTGTATTTTATTACATACAGAAATGGGTAACGGTGTAGATTTTATGATGCACACTCATGCTTGGCACGGTAAAGCGCCAAACAATGATCAGTTGGCAGCTGCTTTAGCTCAAAACGTTTCAACTTTAGCCGATTATTAA
- a CDS encoding LptF/LptG family permease — MLSIIDKYILKRYLGTFSVMLLLFAPIGIVIDVSEKVNKMLENKIPFGDIAFYYYNFTIYFINSLFPIFLFLSVIWFTSKLANNTEIIAILSSGISYTRFLRPYIIGATIVSLFVLLMGFFIVPAASEGYNNFRYTYLKGNGKELMRGENTNVYRQINDNDFIFVNSFNEESKTAFNFSLEHFEKEKMTYKITASRIKWDPKKKVYVLYDYTKRTLGELNDVIEKVPEKNVAFKFELADLTPVVYIAETLTLGKLIDFIEKERKRGSGNINTYLVVLYKKYSVPVSAFILTIIAVAVSSMKRRGGMGMNLAIGIAIAFSFVFFDKIFGTLAEKSTFSPLLAVWFPNIVFGILAVYLLRNAKR; from the coding sequence ATGCTTTCAATAATAGATAAATACATCTTAAAAAGATATCTCGGAACTTTTTCTGTGATGTTGCTTTTGTTTGCGCCGATCGGAATCGTTATTGATGTTTCTGAAAAAGTAAATAAAATGTTGGAAAACAAGATTCCGTTTGGAGATATTGCGTTCTATTATTACAATTTTACTATTTACTTTATCAATTCGCTTTTTCCGATCTTTTTGTTTTTATCAGTAATTTGGTTTACTTCGAAACTGGCTAACAATACAGAGATTATTGCAATTTTGAGTTCAGGAATTTCATATACTAGATTCCTGCGTCCTTATATTATTGGAGCAACAATTGTTTCGCTTTTTGTATTGTTAATGGGATTTTTTATTGTTCCTGCGGCAAGTGAAGGGTATAATAATTTTCGATATACCTATTTAAAAGGAAACGGAAAGGAACTCATGCGAGGCGAGAATACCAATGTTTACAGGCAAATTAATGATAATGATTTTATCTTCGTAAATAGTTTTAACGAAGAATCCAAGACCGCTTTCAATTTTTCATTAGAGCATTTTGAGAAGGAGAAAATGACCTATAAAATCACTGCAAGCCGCATTAAATGGGATCCTAAGAAAAAAGTTTATGTTTTATATGATTACACAAAGAGAACTCTTGGCGAATTAAATGATGTAATAGAAAAAGTTCCAGAAAAAAATGTAGCTTTTAAATTTGAATTGGCCGATTTGACGCCAGTAGTTTATATCGCCGAAACTTTGACTTTAGGAAAATTAATTGATTTTATTGAAAAAGAAAGAAAAAGAGGTTCAGGAAATATCAACACTTACTTAGTTGTTCTTTACAAAAAATATAGTGTGCCAGTTTCAGCATTTATTTTAACTATAATTGCCGTTGCAGTTTCTTCTATGAAACGACGCGGAGGAATGGGAATGAACTTGGCAATTGGTATTGCAATTGCTTTCTCATTTGTATTTTTTGATAAAATATTTGGTACCCTTGCCGAAAAATCTACCTTTTCACCTTTATTAGCTGTTTGGTTTCCGAACATTGTTTTCGGAATTTTAGCAGTTTACCTACTACGTAATGCGAAACGATAA
- a CDS encoding DMT family transporter, with the protein MRNDNLKSYLNLHLIVFIWGFTAILGALITIDADNLVWYRMLIAMVFLGGFIAFKKQSFKVPVKEFFKLIFVGLLIALHWIFFFKAIHVSNVSITLSIFSLGAFFASLLEPLFYGRKVLWYEVFFGLIIIAGLGLILQVEIKYLTGVYYALAAIILGVLFTLMNGKLISDHEPSVITFYEFGAGVFFITIYFLFQGKFTADFFQMSLNNWILLLILASICTAYAFTASVKVMQRLTPYTVMLTTNLEPVYGIVLAYFILGGKEKMSVEFYIGAVIIIITVILNGVFKHYQNKKENL; encoded by the coding sequence ATGCGAAACGATAATTTAAAAAGTTATTTAAATCTTCATTTAATTGTTTTTATCTGGGGTTTTACAGCCATTTTGGGCGCTCTGATCACTATTGATGCCGATAATTTGGTTTGGTATAGAATGTTGATAGCCATGGTTTTTCTTGGTGGATTTATTGCTTTTAAAAAACAATCTTTCAAGGTTCCGGTAAAAGAATTTTTCAAGCTAATTTTTGTCGGATTATTGATTGCGCTCCACTGGATTTTCTTTTTTAAAGCTATCCATGTTTCCAACGTTTCAATAACACTTTCCATTTTTTCTCTCGGAGCTTTTTTTGCTTCATTATTAGAGCCGTTATTTTACGGAAGAAAAGTGCTTTGGTACGAAGTTTTCTTCGGACTTATAATTATAGCTGGTTTAGGATTAATTCTACAGGTTGAAATAAAATACTTAACAGGAGTTTATTACGCCTTGGCGGCCATTATTTTAGGAGTTTTATTTACTTTAATGAATGGGAAATTAATTTCAGATCATGAACCTTCTGTTATTACATTTTATGAATTTGGAGCAGGAGTTTTTTTTATAACCATTTATTTTTTGTTTCAAGGAAAATTTACGGCAGATTTCTTCCAGATGTCATTAAATAATTGGATTTTGTTATTGATTTTAGCCTCAATTTGTACGGCGTATGCGTTTACTGCTTCGGTAAAAGTTATGCAGCGATTAACGCCATATACAGTAATGTTAACCACTAATTTAGAGCCTGTTTACGGAATCGTTCTGGCGTATTTTATCTTAGGCGGAAAAGAGAAAATGAGCGTCGAATTTTATATAGGAGCAGTCATAATTATTATCACAGTTATTCTAAATGGTGTTTTTAAACATTATCAGAATAAGAAAGAGAACTTGTAA
- a CDS encoding FKBP-type peptidylprolyl isomerase: MNKFKYYFVLLLAGIAIVSCNKKDDDEAEVVPLRDYQEQFNTDNADIEEFLNTNYITVTQNPGGQTDQDVTFTKITDPAAQTPIMSYLNNASFPKLLVRNVDYHGILYKMYYLVLREGVGTSPMNTDGVVTSYYGQYLKRVEKTDTEPSHLTTTFFEQVIYPKGSLDLYGTIMGWSEAFPQFKTGTTTYNADGTASYKDFGAGVLFIPSGLGYYASPPSASVIPAYSPLIFSIKLYDFKRMDHENNGYSNGQFLEDPDGIYDYQEDLDGDGYVRDFRNTTLYPNAPKNPDDTDGDGIPDFLDKDDDGDGFFTRYEVTKPTDAIFSGLSKYYPYDPIGDNPATPNYDETEIWGVPRRPTGKLKDESQPESITNPRAFIPEDYTAPGRKRIYLDNTYPYQKK, translated from the coding sequence ATGAATAAATTTAAATATTATTTTGTTTTATTACTTGCTGGTATTGCCATCGTTTCTTGTAATAAAAAGGATGATGATGAAGCAGAAGTTGTTCCTTTGAGGGATTACCAAGAACAATTTAATACGGATAATGCTGATATTGAAGAATTTTTAAATACTAATTATATAACAGTAACGCAGAATCCTGGAGGACAAACTGATCAGGATGTTACTTTTACTAAAATTACAGATCCTGCGGCACAAACTCCTATCATGTCTTATTTGAACAATGCTTCGTTTCCTAAATTATTGGTTAGAAATGTTGATTATCATGGTATCTTATATAAAATGTATTATTTGGTTTTAAGAGAAGGTGTAGGCACTTCGCCAATGAATACAGATGGAGTAGTAACATCATATTATGGGCAATATTTGAAGCGTGTTGAAAAAACAGATACAGAACCATCTCATTTAACTACTACCTTTTTTGAACAAGTTATATATCCAAAGGGAAGTTTAGATTTATATGGTACCATTATGGGATGGAGCGAAGCTTTTCCTCAATTCAAAACCGGAACAACAACGTATAATGCTGATGGAACTGCAAGCTACAAAGATTTCGGTGCTGGAGTTTTATTTATTCCTTCTGGTTTAGGATATTATGCTTCACCGCCATCTGCTAGTGTAATTCCTGCGTATTCGCCATTAATTTTCAGTATTAAATTGTACGATTTCAAAAGAATGGATCATGAAAATAATGGTTATTCAAATGGTCAATTTTTAGAAGATCCAGATGGTATTTATGATTACCAGGAGGATCTTGATGGAGATGGTTATGTTCGTGATTTTAGAAATACTACTTTGTATCCTAATGCTCCAAAAAACCCAGATGATACTGATGGAGATGGAATTCCAGACTTCTTGGATAAAGATGATGATGGTGACGGTTTCTTTACACGTTATGAAGTTACTAAGCCAACAGATGCAATTTTTTCAGGTTTAAGCAAATATTATCCATACGATCCGATTGGGGATAATCCTGCAACACCGAATTATGATGAAACTGAAATTTGGGGTGTTCCACGAAGACCGACAGGTAAACTTAAAGATGAAAGTCAACCAGAATCAATTACGAATCCTCGTGCATTTATTCCTGAAGATTACACAGCGCCAGGAAGAAAGAGAATTTATTTAGATAATACTTATCCTTATCAAAAGAAATAA